The following is a genomic window from Salarias fasciatus chromosome 10, fSalaFa1.1, whole genome shotgun sequence.
TCAGTCAGGTACTTTACATCCTGGCTGCCTTAAGGCTCAGGCTCACCTATCCTGTGTGCGGAGTTTTCATCACATTCAGCCACATCGTTCTAAGAATCTCTCCTGTTACGCTGGTGGTCATGTCTTTTGACAGGTACGTGGCAGTGTGCTACCCTCTGCAGCATGCCACCATCGTGACCATGGGTAAAACCAGAGGAGCCATCTGTGTGATCTGGGCCATCTGCTCTATGAATGTATTCTCTCATATCAGTTTGCTGAGGGAGAATCCTTTTGAGGGCCTGAACTCTCTGCAGATGGAGCGCGTGTGTTCTGCAGAAAACATGTTGCGGGGACCTGTTGCTGCAATGTTCGACAAGGTTTATGAGTTCACTCTGTTCATCTCTGCTGGAGTCTCCGTCTCTTTCTCCTACATTGGTGTTTTGGTTGCAGCCAGATCAGCTTCCACAGACAAAGTGTCAGCCCGTAAAGCTCataaaactctgctgctgcacctggTCCAGCTGGGCCTGAGCCTGTCCTCCACCATGTTCAAGCCTCTGCTCGGGGTCATCTCTCAGATCATCGACAGGATCACTCTGGTGCGCATCAGTGTCctcttttatgtgtgtgtggtcatgtTACCCAGGTGTCTGAGTTCCCTCATCTACGGCCTTGGAGATCAGACCATCAGACCCGTCCTCCTTCACCACCTCACTTCCTCCGTCTCCACCCGGGTGGCACCGTAGGGCAGATGTCCAGCTACATGCAAACATATGTAGATAACATGATAACATCCAGATGCATGCAGCTAAGTTCAGCTCCATGAAGATACCTCAAGATG
Proteins encoded in this region:
- the LOC115394981 gene encoding odorant receptor 131-2-like, which codes for MSNVSVLSADRRFLERAMLCSVTTVPCCVFLFVNCTMLFSLRSKAVFRDTCRYVLVYNLLLADTVQLAVSQVLYILAALRLRLTYPVCGVFITFSHIVLRISPVTLVVMSFDRYVAVCYPLQHATIVTMGKTRGAICVIWAICSMNVFSHISLLRENPFEGLNSLQMERVCSAENMLRGPVAAMFDKVYEFTLFISAGVSVSFSYIGVLVAARSASTDKVSARKAHKTLLLHLVQLGLSLSSTMFKPLLGVISQIIDRITLVRISVLFYVCVVMLPRCLSSLIYGLGDQTIRPVLLHHLTSSVSTRVAP